The Leptospira harrisiae sequence ACTGCTTGTTTAGATGACCTAAACAAAGAAGGTGTGACTCAAGTTGTTGATGCAAAAGGTCCTGCGACTCACGGATTGTTCACTACAAGCCGTATTTCTACAACTGAAGCTTGCCAAGCAACTGGCGTTAAGTAAGTTTTTTGTTGGGCTGAGGCAACTTTTGTTGCTCAGTCCAACTTCTCTCCTCTTTCATTGAACCGACTCCATACTTTTTTTCTTACAACTTTTTTCTTCTTTTGTTTTTCTGCCTCACCCATACTTTCCCAACCAAACATTCCTGATTTGGATTCCATTGAAAAAGCTTCATTGGAAAGAGATTGGCTCGTCCTACTTCACTACCAAACTTCCAAATGGAAAAAGAAGCATAAAAGTTTGGCAGACGGACCTTCCTTTTTTTTATCTGCGGACGGTCTTACCAATCCTACCTCTGAATTAAAAGCACATTTGGATCTCTTGCAAAAACCGAAAGAAGAATTAATCAAAATGGAATGCAAATTCCCTGCCAGGTTCCATTGGATTCGAAAACGATTTGGATTTCCCGTCGACCCAACTTGGGAAGAACAATGTCCGAAGTGGCCTGAGTTTAAAAACCAAATGCGAGCAAAATCAGTTTCGGTGATTTTTGCTTCCTTCCATCCGGAACATCCAGCTTCATTATTTGGGCATACGATGCTTAAATTTAATGAAGAAAAACCAAATGGAGTTGTTTCTGAAGATTTAATTTTGAATTATGCGGCAACAGTTCCTGGCAACATCGATCCAATTTCATTTGTGATTTATGGGCTTGCAGGTGGATTTCATGGATCATTTGAAATTCAAAAATACTTATATAAAATTCATGAATACAATGAATTTGAAAATAGAAATCTTTGGGAATTCAAACTCAACTTAAACCAAGAAGAAGTGGATCAATTGACTCGTCACCTTTGGGAGATGTCACAAAACCATTTTGATTATTATTTTTTAGATGAAAATTGTTCGTTCCGCATTTTGACTCTTCTCGAAGTAGCAAGACCAAGGCTGAAACTTACGGATCGAATTTCAGTAATGTTACTGCCAACTGAAAGTTTGAAAATTCTTTCCAACCAAACAGGACTCATTGAACAAATTCAGTTTAGACCTTCTATCATCGAAAGATACAGACACAAGTATGGTTATTTAACTTCTTCAGAAAAAACCATTTTAGACAAAATGGTAGATGGGAATATGGATTCTGCATTTGAATTAGACTCAGATAGAAGGACTCTTCTTTTTGATATCTATATCGATCATCTAGTCATTCATAAAATTAAAGCATATGGGAAGATGGAAATCAAAGACCAACAGTTATATGCAGAAGCGGACCAAAAAAGAGGAGATATACAAGTTTTAAATTCGTTACCGGATTATTTCCAGATTGATAAATTGTCCAATCCACTTCTTAGCCATGCTCCATCCCAGGTAACAGTCGCTCATGGAAATTCGACGAATGGAGGTTATAGTGAAATCCAATATCGGCCGGTCTTACGAGACTTTACAGATTCTTATCTAGGTTATTCTCCATACAATCAAATTTCGTTTTTAAGAATGAATGCACGTTTTTATGAAGATACAAAACAAACCGTCATACAAGAGTTTCATGTTTTGGAAATGTCATCGTTAAATCCAATTGGACAAAAAATTTGGAAACCTTCTTGGCGTTTGGATTTAGGTGTTAAGTCATTGTATACCGAGAAAAATTACATAAAACCAATAACGGAATACTACGGTTATGCGAGTGGAGGTTATGGGGTTGCTTGGGAGCCATTTTATCCTTTTTTTAGGTATCAATTTGTTATGTTTTCTTTTTTGGATCTCAGGGTAGACCAATCACCCATTTGGGGGAGTGGATATCGTTTAGGCGGAGTGAGTAGTACTGGCCTTCTCATTCGTATCTATGAATCTGTTGGATTGATTTTTTCAGGAGACTACAGGTCTTACTTTGCGGGAGATAGAGGGAACTTCCCTGAACTTGTCTCTCAGATCAATTGGACATTATTAGAAAATGTATCATTAGAATTAAAATACAAACAAATCCAAACAAAGGAATTGGATTGGAACGAATACCAGGCAGGGTTAAAAATTTTCTTCTGATTTTGGACTTGGTGGAAAATCATTCCACCAATCGTTTGATTTCTTTTAAGAGTGTGGACTGGCCTGACATCAATTTTTTTTCCGATTCCTTAATGGCTTCTTTTTTACCAGGACGTAAAAAAAACTGTTCGAGTACCACTTCTCTCAGTGTTTCTTCAAACCACATCCGAGTTTGGTTCTCTCGATTATTCGCATAATATCCGTTTGTTTTTGTAGTCGAAATATAATCTAAAACTAACTTCCAAATTTCATCAATTCCTTTTCCCCCAATCCCACTGCAAGTAGTGGCCCTAGGTGTCCATTTGGATTCTGGGGCCGGGAAAAGGTGGAGTGCAGATTCATACTCAACACGAGCTCGCATCGCAAAAGGTTCATTAGCTCCGTCCGCTTTATTGATGGCGATGAGGTCTGCCATCTCCATGATCCCTCGTTTGATACCCTGGAGTTCATCTCCCGCACCCGCAAGCATGAGTAACAAAAAAAAGTCTACCATGGAATGGACTTGGGTTTCGGATTGTCCCACACCCACGGTTTCGATGATGATGGTATCAAATCCTGCTGCTTCACAGAGATACATGGACTCGCGAGTTTTTCTAGCGACTCCTCCCAAAGAACCACTGCTAGGTGATGGGCGAATGAAAGCATTTTCTGATTTGGAAAGAATCTCCATTCTGGTTTTGTCACCAAGGATGGAACCTTTGGTTCTTTGGCTACTCGGGTCAATGGCAAGGACTGCAAGTTTGTGGTTTTGTTCCAGGAGGTAACTTCCAAAACTTTCAATAAATGTAGATTTACCAACTCCGGGAACACCTGTGATTCCAATCCGAATGGAATTTCCCACCTTTGGCATCACAAGTTCTAGGATGGCTTGGGCTTTGTCATTATGGACTTCTAAATTACTTTCCACAAGTGTGATGGCTTTGGAGAGGTGGGTGCGGTTTCCCGAAAGAATTCCGTCGGCAAGTTCTGCCACGGAAATTTCTTTGCGACTTAAAGTTTTTCTTTGGTCACGAATGTAAGGAGAAATGGCTGGGGCATCGGCCACACCTGGGTTAACAGAAAGTGCCGATTTTGGATTCACATTACTGGAATCCTGATTCTTTTTGCCAATGTCCTCGTTTGGTGTTTCCATATTGATTTTTTGTGAAAGATCCTAATAGGCACCGATCCACTGTTGGTAAATTCAGTAAATCGGTGTTTGGTGGGAAAAGTCCCTTGTTTAATTTAGAACTTAGGCAGCTCTTCTTTCACCAAGAAGGATGTTCAGAATTTGTTTGGCAGCTTCTGAAATCACAGTTCCCGGTCCAAAAATAGCCGTAGCACCTGATTTGTAGAGAAAGTCGTAGTCTTGGGCAGGAATCACTCCTCCCACAACCACGAGCACATCTTCTGCTCCCAGTTTTTTTAACTCTTCAATCACTTGTGGGACGAGAGTTTTGTGACCAGCAGCAAGGGAAGATACTCCCAAAATATGGCAGTCATTTTCTACTACTTGTTTGGCAACTTCTGCAGGGGTTTGGAAAAGTGGCCCGATATCAACGTCAAAACCCATATCTGCAAAACTAGTGGAAATTACCTTGGCACCACGGTCGTGTCCATCTTGGCCCATTTTGGCAACCATGATCCGTGGACGACGGCCTTCTAATTTGGCAAATTCATCTGCAAGGTCTCTTGCTTCTAAATATCCTTTGTCTTCGGAAATTTCAGAGGAATACACTCCAGAGATAGAACGAATCACAGCTTTGTACCTCCCAAATACTTTTTCCATAGCATAAGAAATTTCACCAAGAGACGCACGTTTTCTAGCGGCATCCACTGCGAGTTCGAGAAGGTTTCCTTCACCGGTTTCGGCACATTTGGTAATGGCATTTAACGCGGCTTCTACGGCAGAACTATCCCTATCTTTTTTCATTTGCTCCAATCGTTTGATTTGGGCAATCCGAACGGCAGTGTTATCAATGTCTAAAATATCAAGCGGAGCTTCCTTATCCAAACGGAACCGGTTGACCCCAACAATCACATCTTTCCCAGAATCGATACGGGCTTGTTTTCTTGCCGATGCTTCTTCAATCCGCATCTTAGGAATTCCCGTTTCGATTGCCTCCGCCATACCACCTAACTTTTGTACTTCGGTGATGAGGGCCCAAGCTTTGTGAACCAAATCGTTTGTGAGTTTTTCTACATAGAAGGAACCACCCCAAGGATCGATGACTCGGTTGATATTGGTTTCTTCTTGGAGATAAATTTGTGTATTTCTTGCAATCCTTGCTGAGAAGTCAGTAGGAAGGGCAATGGCTTCATCGAGTGCGTTAGTATGTAAGGATTGTGTGTGACCTAGGGCTGCGGCCATCGCTTCAATACAAGTCCTTCCTACGTT is a genomic window containing:
- a CDS encoding DUF4105 domain-containing protein, encoding MDSIEKASLERDWLVLLHYQTSKWKKKHKSLADGPSFFLSADGLTNPTSELKAHLDLLQKPKEELIKMECKFPARFHWIRKRFGFPVDPTWEEQCPKWPEFKNQMRAKSVSVIFASFHPEHPASLFGHTMLKFNEEKPNGVVSEDLILNYAATVPGNIDPISFVIYGLAGGFHGSFEIQKYLYKIHEYNEFENRNLWEFKLNLNQEEVDQLTRHLWEMSQNHFDYYFLDENCSFRILTLLEVARPRLKLTDRISVMLLPTESLKILSNQTGLIEQIQFRPSIIERYRHKYGYLTSSEKTILDKMVDGNMDSAFELDSDRRTLLFDIYIDHLVIHKIKAYGKMEIKDQQLYAEADQKRGDIQVLNSLPDYFQIDKLSNPLLSHAPSQVTVAHGNSTNGGYSEIQYRPVLRDFTDSYLGYSPYNQISFLRMNARFYEDTKQTVIQEFHVLEMSSLNPIGQKIWKPSWRLDLGVKSLYTEKNYIKPITEYYGYASGGYGVAWEPFYPFFRYQFVMFSFLDLRVDQSPIWGSGYRLGGVSSTGLLIRIYESVGLIFSGDYRSYFAGDRGNFPELVSQINWTLLENVSLELKYKQIQTKELDWNEYQAGLKIFF
- the meaB gene encoding methylmalonyl Co-A mutase-associated GTPase MeaB, whose protein sequence is METPNEDIGKKNQDSSNVNPKSALSVNPGVADAPAISPYIRDQRKTLSRKEISVAELADGILSGNRTHLSKAITLVESNLEVHNDKAQAILELVMPKVGNSIRIGITGVPGVGKSTFIESFGSYLLEQNHKLAVLAIDPSSQRTKGSILGDKTRMEILSKSENAFIRPSPSSGSLGGVARKTRESMYLCEAAGFDTIIIETVGVGQSETQVHSMVDFFLLLMLAGAGDELQGIKRGIMEMADLIAINKADGANEPFAMRARVEYESALHLFPAPESKWTPRATTCSGIGGKGIDEIWKLVLDYISTTKTNGYYANNRENQTRMWFEETLREVVLEQFFLRPGKKEAIKESEKKLMSGQSTLLKEIKRLVE
- the scpA gene encoding methylmalonyl-CoA mutase, which translates into the protein MKKPNFANIPLSFSEGKPDPKSIALWQTAEGISIQSRYAKTDLEGMEHLNYAAGIPPYLRGPYSTMYVNKPWTIRQYAGFSTAEESNAFYRRNLAAGQKGLSVAFDLATHRGYDSDHERVVGDVGKAGVAIDSVLDMKILFDQIPLDQMSVSMTMNGAVIPVLAFYIVAAEEQGVTRDKLSGTIQNDILKEFMVRNTYIYPPKHSMKIIADIFGYTSKYMPKFNSISISGYHMQEAGATADLELAYTLADGWEYIKTGIASGLSVDEFAPRLSFFWAIGMNHFMEIAKMRAGRLLWAKIVNQFQPKSTKSLALRTHCQTSGWSLTEQDPFNNVGRTCIEAMAAALGHTQSLHTNALDEAIALPTDFSARIARNTQIYLQEETNINRVIDPWGGSFYVEKLTNDLVHKAWALITEVQKLGGMAEAIETGIPKMRIEEASARKQARIDSGKDVIVGVNRFRLDKEAPLDILDIDNTAVRIAQIKRLEQMKKDRDSSAVEAALNAITKCAETGEGNLLELAVDAARKRASLGEISYAMEKVFGRYKAVIRSISGVYSSEISEDKGYLEARDLADEFAKLEGRRPRIMVAKMGQDGHDRGAKVISTSFADMGFDVDIGPLFQTPAEVAKQVVENDCHILGVSSLAAGHKTLVPQVIEELKKLGAEDVLVVVGGVIPAQDYDFLYKSGATAIFGPGTVISEAAKQILNILLGERRAA